TCCCGGACAGATTGGTCTCGCCATTACCCAAACGCTGAGCATGACGGGTATGGTGCAGTTTGGAATGCGTCAGTCCGCCGAACTGGAGAACTCGATGACATCCGTAGAGCGGGTTCTGGAGTACAACGACCTTAAATCCGAGGGTGAATTCACCTCGCCGGCTGACAAACAGCCGCCTAAGAGTTGGCCTGAAGAGGGAGCGGTTGTGGCCAAGAACCTCAGCCTAAGATACATTCCTGATCCCACAGCTTCTTATGTCCTCCGGGGCCTGAACTTTGTGATCAAGCCCCGTGAAAAAGTGGGCATCGTGGGACGAACTGGGGCGGGAAAGTCTTCTCTGATCAACGCCCTTTTCCGGCTCTCTTACAACGAGGGGGCCATACTCATAGACGAACGGGACACAAACGCTATGGGTCTGCATGATCTGCGAAGCAAGCTCTCGATTATTCCCCAGGAACCTGTTTTATTTTCTGGTACTATGCGCTACAATTTGGATCCATTCGAACAGTATCCTGATGAAAAGCTGTGGCAGGCTCTGGAAGGGGTaagattttacaattttgatgaaaagaaaaaactaacaaaaattCTTTAGGTCCATTTGAAGGAGGAAATCTCCGAGCTCCCAACAGGTCTGCAGAGCAGTATTTCCGAAGGCGGCACCAACTTCAGCGTGGGTCAGCGCCAGTTGGTCTGCCTGGCCAGGGCCATTCTTCGAGAAAACCGCATCCTGGTGATGGACGAGGCCACGGCCAATGTGGACCCCCAGACAGACGCCCTCATCCAGGCCACCATTCGGAACAAGTTCAAGGAGTGCACCGTGCTGACAATAGCCCATCGCCTGCACACGATCATGGACTCGGACAAGGTGCTGGTCATGGACGCAGGTCAGGTTGTGGAGTTCGGTTCGCCATATGAACTGCTTACGGAGTCGGACAGCAAAGTGTTCCACGGGATGGTCATGCAGACGGGGAAGACAAGTTTTGATCatcttttaaaaattgcacaagatgtaagtaaaaaaattgataaacaatacaataaaatatttaattaattttttatttgcaggCCAAGGAAAAACATCTTAAAAGCGAATAAGGAcgcatttattttaaaccaTAACGGGTCTTTTActtgtgtaaataaaaaacgGATATAAAAAATGGTACTTAAAACAAGAggcaaaaacttaaaaaaaatttaaacatgacaatattaatattatataggATACAGGAAAACAAgtgaatatttttgtatatttaaataaaaagttctaaaaaatataaaaattttatttcaatgtttttctaaaaagttttaatataatttgtttatttaaaacactCTAAGGCATGGCGCTCGTCACCTACTTGGCTTGGAATAAGTCTgggaacaaaacaaaaagttttaCAACACTACTTTTTCATTCACTTTGTATCGCAGAAGGTTGGCAACGCGAATTCACTTCGGcgccaaatttaaaataatgggttaagaaaaataagtagattagtaaaatataatatacataatataatacaaaatataatttcttgTATTTTATATTAGTTTAAatgattatattattaaaCGCATATTTGCGTGCGTTTATAACAGTTTTATATAAGTATTATacttagtttttgtttattttattcgtAGCTTTCATGTGGCATGACAGCTTCTTTTCGacacaatttaaataaaatatttttatgtgaATATGTGAATAAAATGAAGAAATCTGAAGAAATCGATTACATTTATATtctcttcttttatttctatgtatgtatatatatcttgAAAACCCATCTGGACAATATTTCACAtcattggaaatatttttacaccAAATCAGAAACGTGACTTTCCAAAATTTATCAAATTTCAGATATTGCAATATTGAAATATGTATTATTAAAGTTGTTGAAAGAAAATTAAGTTTTCTGGACCCCAATTTCTTGAGTTTGCCGTGACAACCTATTGCGTCGAATTATTGAATAAATAGTGCCACACGCCGAAAGGGTCCGGAATCCGGAGCGCAAAATGAATTATACAACATGCCACGATACTAGGGGAGTTGGGGGGTGGCAGGAAGCTTGATTTTGTCCGGGAGGACGCGACAGTGTTCCCTCACCACACACCCAAAACAGAGCACGTGACACCCCACATGGCCCCCAGTCATAAAGTTTCTGGCCGTCCTGAGCTCATCATCGGCTTCCCTGCGTGCGTTCTCAACTCAACGCAACGCAACCCAACTGAACTCAACTCGACTCGACAGGATTCGATTCCAGACAATCTGTGGCCTAGCCCAGCTTATAAATGATGCACAAGCAGTGGAAGTTGGCTGGATGTGAGTGGGCGGGGTGTTTCAAGTGGGCGGAGTGAACTTTTCAGTTCGAGACTTCAACGCTTCGATTGTCGAGCCGTAATTCAACGCCATTTACGTGAcccccacacccacacccatacCCATGGCGCCGCATGCTGTCCGGGAATGATTGCTCCCATGCACCACCACGGGTGGTGGCGCCAGACGAGGCGGGGTTTCTGGGTTTTTGGCTGCATCAAGGATACCGTCCAACTTTTGACATAGAGCTCCGGAAATTCTTTTCCAAGGATGGCGAATGGGTGCCTGTGCGATGACTACGCTGGACTGGATGGTCAAAAATAGTTAGAGGTCCTGGACAAGGCCTGACTGGTAGTTACATAagctttaaataattaaaaaattaactcaATAGCCTAGCTCCACACCTTTTATTTCAAAGTCACTTATTAGAATGCCTCTCCAGGATgtgaaacaaaattaaaatttctcaaaaatacaattgtaaaaattttaattcgtATTATTTAATTCCATCTCCGTCCATTGCGATGCCGCAGGATACGGTGCAAGAGACGTTCGATCGCCTGACGGAGCTTCCAGGTGTGATGGGTGCCATTCTGGTGGACGGAGCCGGTACTGTCGTGCGGACCAACCTAAACGAGACAGCCAGTCGGATGTACGCCAACCGGTTGGGTCAACTGATTTCGATGGGCCGCTCCGTGATCCGTGACATGGAGCCCGGCGACGATCTCACCTACGTGCGTTTGCGGACTCGCAAGCAGGAGCTGATGGTGGCCACCGAAAACCAGCACACGATCATCGTCATACAGGATGCCCAGTCACTGGACCTGTCCCGGCGGAGCACTTCCATCTCGACACGCAGCAGTACAAATCCCGATCGTGGCAGTATTAGTTGAGGAGGAGTTTACGGACTATAGGAAGCCCAGGACCTCGAGGAAAACAAAGTGCGCAGTTGCACGTCATGCGGGCAGCATAAACAAAATGACATAAACAAGCTGCGCCAGCGGGGCAACCGGATGAGAAGTCCTTGCACGGACGCGCTTACAAATCCCGAGCACAGAAGTGAAATTGTGAACCGAACAGGGCATCGCTAAAAAAACCGGGCAAGAATAAAATCCACATCCAGGCGGGGTGTTCGAATACTCTTCTTTGAAATAGGTTTATTTTTGGGGTTAAGATCAAGGTATTAGGAAATTATTGTATAGATATTTCTAACAAATGTCAAgacttttcttatttattggTTCTTATTGAAGATAAGAGGTCTTATAGAAGACTCACATAAAATACAGCCCcttaatattaaattcaatagtttttctttttagtaTTACAagttaaaaatagttttcccATCTCttagaaattttttaaagggtATTTGAGGactttttcaatatttttgatgctccctttttttttgggtagcTGGCAGCAACCGACTGCCGTCACGCCATCAAGCATTCAtgccagcaatagcaacaactacaacaaggAGACCTCGCAAAGCAGCCTGTCGCCTGCACACTTACACTCGCACACAACGAAAAACATACAGACGCAAACTcagacacagacacacaaacccacacccacaccccaaCCGCCACGCTGTCCTGGTAGCCGGGCAGCGCGCCAAGCTTTACACGCCTCCGCACGCGTCACACGAAAGCACGAAACCAATTTAAGCACCCACATTCTCTCACCCAATTAGTCGCGCACAGCCCACCCGGACCCACACCACAGCATACGCCTCGTTCCACCCAACTCAGCCGCCCAGCCAGGACCCACGCCCTCCCCCGCTCCTGGCGTTCTGCCCACGCACCCAGTGTCGGGCTTGTtgtcgtcctcgtcctcgagTCGAGTGGGGAGTCGAGTCGTTATCCTCGCGTGCGCACGCTGCATACTTTTTGGCTGAGCTCGCTTATAGGATATCAAGGGGTCTATTGGTATCCAAAGAGGTATTTATCATACAGAGAGAtggtattaaaaatttaatattttaatataagagTTTAATACTAGTATTTCTATGATtaatccttctttcctttattatcttttatttttaagattcgATTTAATAACTAAACTTGATAAACGAAACCATAATATAGAAATTCTTTTAATCTATCTATTGttagttttatatttattaggTCATGGGTATCTGAGAGTCCTTAGCCATCCTTCCTTGAAAGTATTGTTGTTGTCATTGCGCCATCATCAGGGCCATAAGTAGCAGTCAGCAGTTGCCTCCGTCAGCGGCAGTAAGTTGTGCCGCCTGATGGTGATGGTATCGTTGTCGGTGAGGAAAATGGGACGGAGGACGAAGTTGGATGGGGTGGTCGAAGTGGCAGGAGAATTTGTgcgcagcaacaaaaacaccaacaacaacaaaatccGTAAAGTAAGcttgtgtctgtgtgtgtctgtgtgtgagACTACGGACGGGGACGACCAACAAGCGACACGATAATCTCGCACGTCGCATTTttagttgctgctgcttctgctgctgatgccacagacattgttgttgttgctgctgcttgtgCCGTCGAGTTGCCACACCCACCGCACCACCACGACTCCTGGCTACACGAGTCCTGGAGTCTGGTCCTGGCAGAAAGCCAAATGTGGCAAGTGGCTGATGTTGCCGCTGCCTCACAGGCGGTGGGGGGCGAGAGTGTGGCAAGGGCAGTGGCTGGGGCAGGATGATTGTGCCGGGGGCAGGACTGAAGAGTGTGTTGTGTGGAGTGGCAGTTGGGTTTGGGATTTTGTGTCTGCGTCGAGTTGCCTCCGTGGCAAATGTGTGGAGCGAATGGGGCATACGGCCAACGGGCACGGGCCGGGGCAGGGGCACGGAGTTGGGGGCGAGCGACCGACAAATGCTTTCGAATTGCCATGACAATCAAACCGCTTACACGTACAGTGGGCTCCATTAGAGGTTTTTGTTGCCGGGAAGCCGTTCATGGAGAATATGTGTACAGAGGTTATATAATATGGGTTTTCCTAGGACTTCCTattcaaacatttttaaaaaatattaaagttgaAGGATAGTCTTAGTTAAGAATATTAAAtgcttatttaaatattaattaaaagcttctataaatatttaaataagatAAATGCACATCCTAAAGACATACTTCTTAAGGTAGTAGTACTTGGATATTGGATAGATATCTATCTATATCTATCTATAGATCTTTTTTGCcctatttaaatattagtgacttatattttacttttaagATACCAATACTTAATCTTACTAAACTATTTTTTAGTCTATCTATCTTGAAAATATGTATTGAAGAAAGGAAGATCTTAAAAAGAACTCATATCCAAAGATTATAGCCCAAAGATAGACAACCTCAACTAGAGCAGtggaaaaaacaaagaaaatccAAAGCTTCTCctaatttttaagtaaaacCAAATTATATTATCAGGTCTTGGCTTATTCGTTTACTTTGCGGATAATCATATACCCGTGGCTGCTTCAGGTATGGCTCTATCCGGCTGGAGTAGCCCCAATTAATGCCACACTGTGTGGCAATATCAACAAGCGCCGTTCCTTGAGTCTGTTCTGGTGTTGGTTTTGGTGTCGGTGCCTGACGAGGCTCTCGAGTGCCAGAGACACACTTCAGGCCAACTCAAGCCGAGCCTGGCCAACGTTTTTTCCATGCCGTTGCTCCTTTTGGACGGACCGGCTGGTTGGTTGGGGTATTAGGTGTGGGCGTGGCTGTCCGGGTGCTGCAAGGTGGGGAGGTGAACGGAGGCCACCGTGTGGGCCTGTTTATTATCGCCTGGCACCCATCACCAGCCAGACTCAAGGCACCCCACCCCCCTCATTTCCCCCATCCTGTGGAGAACTTTTGCCGTCTTGTCACCGGGCAAAATTCCGTTGCCGCCAAGGATGAGGAGGAtgacaaataaaaaaacttttgGCACGGCACGGAAGCATGCTGGCGGCATTCTCATAACGATGTTGGTGACTGCGGCGATGACTCCTTCCTCCTCCACGTCCTGTCCCGACTGCCCTCCCTTCTTATCTCCCCCATGCCCCCATGGCCTGCTCTGGCCTTTCCGTCATTCTTTCCGTCCTCCCGAATATCCTGCTTATGCCCGGAGCCCTGAGTCCTGAGCCCAGACTGGCGCACTTTTGAAGTTTGAGCTAAGTGACATGCTGTTTATTGTCGAGAGTGTTAAAATGTGCGCCCTGAATCCTTCACAGTGTGAGTGTTTGCCTCTGTCTGTGTG
This region of Drosophila bipectinata strain 14024-0381.07 chromosome 2L, DbipHiC1v2, whole genome shotgun sequence genomic DNA includes:
- the robl37BC gene encoding dynein light chain roadblock-type 2 — its product is MPQDTVQETFDRLTELPGVMGAILVDGAGTVVRTNLNETASRMYANRLGQLISMGRSVIRDMEPGDDLTYVRLRTRKQELMVATENQHTIIVIQDAQSLDLSRRSTSISTRSSTNPDRGSIS